Proteins from a single region of Choloepus didactylus isolate mChoDid1 chromosome 10, mChoDid1.pri, whole genome shotgun sequence:
- the PIP5KL1 gene encoding phosphatidylinositol 4-phosphate 5-kinase-like protein 1 gives MAAPSPGPRKVLTLSPEGGCRAAASSSGRRGLLWRLRDKQSRLGLFEIGLGHELHGLTCMMQAGLWAATQVSMDHPPLGLPSEEDFSEVLTQVHEGFELGTLAGPTFARLRRSLGLAEEDYQAALGPGGPYLQFLSTSKSKASFFLSHDQRFFLKTQGRREVRALLAHLPRYVQHLQRHPHSLLARLLGVHSLRVTGGKKKYFIIMQSVFYPVGRISERYDIKGCEVSRWVNPAPEGNPLVLVLKDLNFQGKTLNLGSQRSWLLRQMELDTAFLRELNVLDYSLLIAFQPLHEDEKGPGSSLIFRMARSVQGAQSPEEPGAQNRRLLPDAPNALHILDGPEQRYFLGLVDLATVYGLRKRLEYLWKTLRYPGRTFSTVSPARYARRLCQWVEAHTE, from the exons ATGGCGGCGCCGAGCCCCGGGCCCCGCAAG GTCTTGACCCTTTCTCCAGAGGGTGGATGCAGAGCAGCCGCCTCGTCCTCTGGCCGCCGTGGCCTCCTGTGGCGCCTGCGGGATAAGCAGTCACGCCTGGGCCTATTTGAGATTGGCCTGGGGCATGAGCTGCACGGGTTGACATGCATGATGCAGGCCGGGCTGTGGGCTGCCACCCAGGTCTCCATGGACCACCCACCTTTG GGGCTGCCCAGTGAGGAAGATTTCTCTGAGGTCCTGACCCAGGTTCACGAG GGTTTCGAGCTGGGCACCCTGGCGGGCCCGACCTTCGCCCGGCTGCGCCGCTCCCTAGGCCTGGCGGAGGAGGACTATCAGGCCGCACTGGGCCCCGGCGGCCCCTACCTGCAGTTCCTCAGCACCTCCAAGAGCAAGGCCAGCTTCTTCCTGTC CCACGACCAGCGCTTCTTCCTGAAGACGCAAGGGCGTCGGGAGGTGCGGGCCCTGCTCGCTCACCTGCCCCGCTACGTGCAGCACCTGCAGAGGCATCCGCACTCGCTGCTTGCGCGGTTGCTGG GAGTGCACAGTCTGCGGGTGACCGGGGGGAAGAAG aAATACTTCATCATCATGCAGAGCGTCTTCTACCCGGTGGGCCGCATCTCTGAGAG GTATGACATCAAGGGCTGTGAGGTGAGCCGCTGGGTGAATCCGGCCCCCGAGGGCAACCCCCTCGTCCTGGTGCTGAAGGACCTCAACTTTCAGGGCAAGACCCTCAACTTGG GGTCCCAGAGGAGCTGGCTGCTCCGCCAGATGGAACTGGACACTGCCTTCCTCCGGGAGCTCAACGTGCTGGACTACAGCCTCCTGATAGCCTTCCAGCCTCTCCACGAGGACGAGAAGGGCCCAGGCAGCAGCCTTATCTTCCGCATGGCCAG GTCCGTGCAGGGGGCACAGAGCCCGGAGGAGCCGGGAGCCCAGAACCGCCGGCTGCTGCCCGACGCCCCCAATGCCCTACACATCCTGGACGGGCCAGAGCAACGCTATTTCCTGGGCCTCGTGGACCTCGCCACAGTCTACGGGCTGCGCAAGCGGCTAGAGTACCTGTGGAAGACGCTGCGCTACCCGGGCCGGACCTTCTCCACAGTCAGCCCGGCTCGCTATGCCCGTCGCCTATGCCAGTGGGTGGAGGCTCACACCGAGTGA